One window from the genome of Choloepus didactylus isolate mChoDid1 chromosome 2, mChoDid1.pri, whole genome shotgun sequence encodes:
- the LOC119514025 gene encoding serine/arginine repetitive matrix protein 1-like, producing the protein MGKLRPGEGKEPDWGHPVGEGPGGNDDLQSSAPAKRHGLRASRALRGPAGRSGSERLPHSSPAQALRHTRDHPNQENRSPRMGARSRHANPSRTHPLRHKGPGPRNSPLPSTIPAPSQSSRTQALLGRKRRISGRGARPLSRPPAVPPLTSPPPLRSRGARLRAPPLAPRPPQPPPRLARRHRVGAGTGAGPQPARQLLWPVAHCGRPSEANRGARAGPFCPHRGGGGFDRRRPAGVPRCPQPFGLGD; encoded by the exons atggggaaactgaggcctggagagggaaAAGAGCCTGACTGGGGTCACCCAGTGGGAGAGGGGCCGGGCGGCAACGATGATTTACAGAGCAGTGCTCCGGCGAAGCGTCACGGGCTGCGCGCTTCGAGGGCGCTTCGAGGCCCGGCGGGGCGCAGTGGCAGCGAGCGGCTCCCCCACAGTTCCCCAGCGCAGGCTCTCCGACACACCCGCGACCATCCAAACCAGGAAAACAGGAGTCCGAGGATGGGCGCTCGCTCCCGCCACGCGAACCCATCACGCACACACCCACTGAGGCACAAG GGCCCGGGACCCCGGAACTCTCCTCTCCCCTCGACGATCCCTGCGCCATCCCAAAGTTCCCGGACTCAAGCGTTGCTGGGACGCAAGCGTCGAATCTCCGGCCGCGGCGCCCGCCCCCTCTCCCGCCCGCCGGCTGTGCCTCCGCTCACCTCACCGCCGCCGCTGCGCTCGCGGGGCGCACGACTCCGCGCGCCTCCACTGGCGCCGCGGCCCCCGCAGCCGCCACCGCGTCTTGCGAGGCGGCACCGTGTGGGGGCGGGGACGGGGGCGGGACCACAGCCTGCCCGGCAGCTTCTCTGGCCAGTGGCGCACTGCGGCCGCCCCTCCGAGGCCAATCGGGGCGCGAGGGCGGGGCCTTTCTGCCCCCACCGGGGGGGCGGAGGGTTTGACAGGCGGCGGCCCGCTGGAGTCCCACGTTGCCCGCAGCCCTTCGGCCTCGGAGACTAA